Part of the Spinacia oleracea cultivar Varoflay chromosome 5, BTI_SOV_V1, whole genome shotgun sequence genome, GTAAACGGTTCTACGCAGATGGTTATGCTAGAGTATGTGGTGGATGCTTAATATTTATGGCAGTAAGATTTTAATCCTTATGAATCATGTCTTATCATTGCATTTAATATCTTTATACCATTgcattatatatttttatatgattgcattataaattgtgttCTTTGTAAAGTTAAGTTTGAAAGTAACGTTTATGCTTTGACAGATTTTCTACCTAGATCGACTTAAGAGACCGCCTGTTGATTGGGGTGTGTTTCCGAGAATGAGGGTATGGACAATAGAAGAGATGAACAAGGCACAAAATCTGGATCGTCTTCCACCCCGGGATTATGGGTGTGTAGGGGTAAGTAATATTCATCGAAATGTCTACTTATTTGTAATGTACTTATAATATTTATCttgtattaaaatatttataatgTATGTGCATAGTGTGTTGATGTCCCTTACGGCCATACCTGTACGGGAAGCCCTACCGGCAAGCCGGTAGGACATCCCCTAAACAGCTATGACGAATGCACAGTCACAAAAGGGACACCAAACCTGCAGTCGGTACCTTGGGTTTACAGAACCCAGTCGGCATTGCTCTGACATTATCCATCAGTCAGACCCGAAGGAGAGGATCCGGAACCAACGGGTAATAACCCGGATCCTCCGTACAAGTAACCCGTCTATATATACGGACCCCATCAATGCCAAAGGTACGCAATTCAACCCCAATCATTCTTACAAGCATTTATTACAGAGCTATCAGCAtaatctgacttaagcatcggaggggtaattctcggatcacccccgaggctagttaacagTTTCACTGTGCAGGATACAGTCAGCTTCTACAGTGAGAGACGAGTCAACCTTCTCCTGTTCCAAGTCCTCaaccggaacaattggcgctagaaggaggggaccccCACTTGTAAACAGAACCCACAGCcagacacaaaaaaaaaaacaaacaaaccagCAAAATTCACCATTAAGAATGGAAGGTACGCAGTCGGATTCGTATAAGAAAAGcaaaaaacaggcctcgaaaacAACCCCATAGAGTACACAGACGACAAAACAATAACCCCCTTGAAACCCACATTGTTTTCAGCAGAACCAATCATACCACCCATCGATGCCCAACCCACACCCCAACAAGGGAGCCAGTCGGCAGTCAGCAAAACTACGACCACAGCAAACAACATACACAACGAAACACCCTTACACGTCCTTGGATACTCAGTCGAGGACGATGACTCAGATGAAGAGCCCGATAGCCCAACTCGAAATAATACGCAAATGCCGTCTAAACTCGCTAGTCAGTTCTCGGAGGAACAATTGGCCACAGCAAAAGTGGTGATGGCCGCGCTGTCGGTCCTGAAACCAGGAAGAAAAACAAATACAGAGCCCGCACCCCCAACCATGACAATCATAAACCAGGCAACTGAAATACCAGTCGGCACAAAGAGGAAGAGACTACCGATAAGAAACTTGTTCGGAGAACAGATCATAGAACAACACGAACTCCACCCCAACACACACCAGGCGATTGCTCTGCGCAGTCGGCCAGAAAATATGGTCATCGAGGAGACAAGAGAAGCACCTCAAAAATAACCGCTGCGCCGTTACACCATCCAACCTGCAAACTCACCCCTGTGTGCAGACATCCTGGAAGAACCAATGGACAAATTGAAATTCCCACTCTGCAAGTATGACGGATCCACCGATCCGGAGGTCCACTGCAACACATTCGAACAACAGATGATGCTGTATACAGATTCCGATGCCATGTGGTGCAAAGTGTTTCCCTCCACACTGTTGGGAGTGGCGTCCGGGTGGTATAAGGGACTGCCAAAAGGGTCAGTGTACAATTACCGGCAATTAGAAGCAGAGTTCATGCTCCGGTTTATCAGTCGGCAGCAGAGAAAGAAAACGTCAGGAGAACTAATGGCAGTCACCCAAAGGAGCGGGGAGTCCTTGAGAGATTACCTCACCAGGTTCAACAACGAGTCCACcagcataccaaacttgcaacaAGAGATAGCCGTAGTGGCCCTGATGACAGGAATGAACCACCGCGAGTTCAAAAAATATTTGGGAAGGAAATCCTTCACGGATCTGGGAAGCGCACTGGTGAAGACCCATGAATACATTAAAAGCGACGAACTGATGACAATCCCAAACCATTATCAGTCGGCACCGACTAGAAATTTCGCACCTAGGCCGGCTCAGCCGGCACAACAACAACAGAGTAGGGGGTTCAGGAAAGATGACCAGAGGAGAGACCTCCGAGGGAGAGATCACCAGAAACAGTCAACCAACGCCTACCCCACTTTCCATGAGTACACCCCATTGAATGCCCCAAGAGCCGCAATCTACAACGTCAACAAAAATGAAAACTGGAAAAGGCCTCCACCAATGAGCGACAAACCCAGACCACAGTCGAAGTACTGTGCATTCCATGACGACTGTGGGCACTATACGGAAGAGTGCAGAGATTTGAAAGATAACATCGAAGATATGACCAGGAGAGGCTACCTAACACAATATAAAGCCCGGCAGGGCAACAACAACCAACAGAATAACAGCCGGCAGAGCAATAACACAAACAACAGATTACCAGCCACCCAAACACCACTCAGAATAGAACAAAAGGCACCAGAAACCAGCCGCAGCGGAGAGGCTAGAAATAATGGCCAGAAAGGGCCGACAGTATGGGTCATATCCGGCGGACCATGCCATGGAGAAACAATCAGTGGAGCAGGTAGGAGCCTGGGCGAGCACCGCCACCTGATAAACTATCATAGCGCCAGAAAATGGCCATCACCCCTAGTCATGCCGAACATCTCGTTCACCCCTGCTGACTGCCGCGGAATCATATACCCCCACGACAACCCACTGGTTTTGGGCCTCGAAATAGCGCCAGTAAAAAGAATACTGGTGAATGGAGGGAGTTCAGCGAACATTATCTTCTGGGAAGCCTTCATTCAGCTGAAAATAGACGAAAAGGAACTCACGAGAGTCAACTATCCGGTGATAGGATTCTCCGGAGCCACTGTCTTTCCGGAAGGTAGCATCAGGCTACCGGTACAAATCGGAGAAGGTAAAGCCGCAAGGGACCTAATGGTAGACTTCTTGGTAATCAAAGTGCCAGTTGCGTACAACGTCATCGTGGGTCGGCCGTTCATCCAAGACGCACAGGCAGTAGTGTCGACATACCATCTAACCATGATATACATGTCAAATTTCGAGAAGGCAGAGAGTATCCGAGGCAGTCAAGAGTCAGCAAGATCATGCTACTTGACGGCATTAAAAACACCAGGCCGACTGACCCCATTCATGAATATAACAAGGGAGGCAGCAACGAAAAGACCTGCAAGAGGCCAAGCTCCAAAATCAGAAGGGGAACA contains:
- the LOC110790556 gene encoding uncharacterized protein — encoded protein: MDKLKFPLCKYDGSTDPEVHCNTFEQQMMLYTDSDAMWCKVFPSTLLGVASGWYKGLPKGSVYNYRQLEAEFMLRFISRQQRKKTSGELMAVTQRSGESLRDYLTRFNNESTSIPNLQQEIAVVALMTGMNHREFKKYLGRKSFTDLGSALVKTHEYIKSDELMTIPNHYQSAPTRNFAPRPAQPAQQQQSRGFRKDDQRRDLRGRDHQKQSTNAYPTFHEYTPLNAPRAAIYNVNKNENWKRPPPMSDKPRPQSKYCAFHDDCGHYTEECRDLKDNIEDMTRRGYLTQYKARQGNNNQQNNSRQSNNTNNRLPATQTPLRIEQKAPETSRSGEARNNGQKGPTVWVISGGPCHGETISGAGRSLGEHRHLINYHSARKWPSPLVMPNISFTPADCRGIIYPHDNPLVLGLEIAPVKRILVNGGSSANIIFWEAFIQLKIDEKELTRVNYPVIGFSGATVFPEGSIRLPVQIGEGKAARDLMVDFLVIKVPVAYNVIVGRPFIQDAQAVVSTYHLTMIYMSNFEKAESIRGSQESARSCYLTALKTPGRLTPFMNITREAATKRPARGQAPKSEGEQSLLPKKEKRQKHEAPKIESIEKGATLPRLEAEGEVEEIELVEGEQGRTVKIGTDIDPELRVNMIGLLREHADVFAFSAEEMPGISPDVIEHRLNVDRSIRPVKQKKRNFSTEKNQAIQEEVEKLLAAGFIEPCDYPEWLANVAMVKKSNGSWRMCVDFTNLNRACPKDCYPLPRIDRLVDSTSGHALLSFLDAFFGYHQVSLAKADRKKAAFITKGGVFSYKAMPFGLKNVGATYQKRVDRVFAKQKGRNIEVYVDDSIVKSRLENDHVDDLRETLETLRRYQMKLNPKKCVFGVKSGKFLGFLVSERGIDANPDKVEAILSLPQPKSIKDVQRLTGKMAALTRFVSKSADRSIPFFNTLKQNGKFQWGETEERAFENIKEHL